A region of the Candidatus Eisenbacteria bacterium genome:
TCCTTCTCGCGCGCCATCCGAATACGGACCGTCTTCTCATCGTGCCGCGCGCGGAGGGGTCGGCGTGAGGGGGGGGAAGAACCCGGCGGCGTTCCTCGCGCTCTTCGCGCTCGTCTTCGTCGCGGTCCTCCTCGCGGCGCCGTTCACGGGAAGAGAGACGATCCGTCCCGGGGAGATCTTCGGCCCGGAAGGGACGACGCGCTTCTTCATCTTCTGGACGCTGCGGGTGCCGCGTCTTCTCGTCGGTCTTCTCGCCGGCGCGAGCCTCTCGCTCGCGGGCCTCGCGTTCCAAACGCTCTTCCGGAACCCGCTCGCGACTCCGTTCACGCTCGGGGTCTCCTCGGGAGCGGCGTTCGGCGCCTCGCTCGCGGTGATGCTCGGACTCCGCGGGGCGTTCCTCGGGATCGACGGGACGGCGCTCGCCGCTCTCGCGGGGGCGCTTCTCGTCGTCTTCTTTCTCTACGGTCTTTCGCGGCGCGGCGGAGGGATGTCGACTCTTCACCTTCTTCTCGCAGGGGTCGCCGTTTCGTATTTCTTTTCGGCGCTTCTTCTCTTCATGCAATACCAGGCGGACTTCACGGAGACCTATCGGGTCGTCCGGTGGCTGATGGGGAGGCTGGAATCGATCGGATACGCCGGCTCGCTCACGATCCTTCCGGCGTTCGTCGTCGGGACGATCGTCCTCTTCTTCTACAGAAGAGAGCTCGAT
Encoded here:
- a CDS encoding iron ABC transporter permease; amino-acid sequence: MRGGKNPAAFLALFALVFVAVLLAAPFTGRETIRPGEIFGPEGTTRFFIFWTLRVPRLLVGLLAGASLSLAGLAFQTLFRNPLATPFTLGVSSGAAFGASLAVMLGLRGAFLGIDGTALAALAGALLVVFFLYGLSRRGGGMSTLHLLLAGVAVSYFFSALLLFMQYQADFTETYRVVRWLMGRLESIGYAGSLTILPAFVVGTIVLFFYRRELD